The following is a genomic window from Butyricimonas faecihominis.
ATAAAGGAATCGCTTTTTCCAAGTCTCCAACAATCTGTTCGTACACAACTTTTAACGAAGAACGGCGATAAACCTTATCATCCGCCGTGATTTCCAAATTAATCGGAATACCGGGAGCCGTTTCACAAGTTGCCGGATCGTATGGAGATGCATACATATTTACCAAATAAAAATAACGGAAAGCCCGTAAAGCATAAGCTTCCCCTTTAATGTGGTTACGAGTCTGACGAACGACTGTTTCGTCCAACACATCCCCGACAGCATGATCAATATTCTCGATCACAACGTTCGTGTTAAAGATGCTATTATAAAAATTTTCGAAAGCCTCATCTCCATTAGGCATAGTCGTTTCAATACTATTATCCCACAAGTGAGCCCCCAAATAAGTATCAGAACTATTCGCAAATCCCGGATCACGATCCGCAGCAATATAATCCATATCATCCGTTAGAACATCTATATACGGAAGTACAACTTTAGTCAAATACGCATTATTCAATAATTGATCATAATCATCTGTTGTAGATAGTTTCTGCTTGTTTTGCGGTATTTCATCCAAATAACCATTACATGCCCCAAGGACAAGACACAGGCCCACGATCAGCAAATTATATAAATATTTCTTTTCCATAATCCTTCATTTAAAAATTGACATTCAAGCCCAAAGTAAACGTCCTAGCCAACGGCAAAGAACCATAAGATGTTGTCGTATAATTAATCGTCTCAGGATCATACCCTTTCAAACGTTTGTCCGCAATCACGAATAAATTCTGAGCTTGAAATTTCAAAGTAACACTTCCCAATTTACGATCTCCAATAGCTACTTTATTCACCCAATGAACAGGTAATTGATATTCAATCATCAGGTTTCTAAAACGGAGATAATCACCGGGAACTACCGTTTGGTCTGATAAATTATACCAATCTGTCGCAAAGAAATTACCATCAGCCGTCGTGATATATCCATCACCCAAAGATAAAGCCGGGATCGTTTTACCCGTATTATCTTGTCCCGGACACCAGCGATCTTTTATACTACTATTCACATTTTCATCAGCCGATGGAGCGGATACATACGCACGAGCCGGTAAACGCACCACGTTCTTCAACCCGAAAGCGAACAACATTGACAAGGAAACGTTTTTATATGACACTCTGGTATTCAACCCTCCGGAGAACATCGGGTCACGAGTTCCTTCATATTTCAAATTCGCCAAATCATAAGGGAAGTTCACAATTTCCTCACTATCCACGCCAAGTACCTTCCCATCCTTATCATAGAACATGGGCATACCTTTTTCATCCAGTTTGGCAAAACGGTACGAGAACATTCCATTCACAGGTTTCCCTTCATATACTTCACCCGGCGTATAAACACTTTGTACTAGATATTTAGTCTGTGCGGTACTCTTGGATTTCGTCACCTTATTCTTAACATATCCCATGTTGAAAGCGGCAGTCCATCTCCAATCCTTATTTTTCAAAAGAGTTCCACTTAAAGAGACATCAATCCCTTGGTTACGCACATCGGCATAATTGACATATTTTCCCGTAAAACCAGAAACGGACGAAACACTCTTGTAAGCAATCAAGTCTTTACTTTCATCCAAATAATAATCAACATCCAAAGTCAAGCAATCGTCAAATAACCCCAATTCCAAACCCACGTTAAATGAAGCCGTCGTTTCCCATTTCAAATCAGGATTAGGAGCCTGTTGAATTTCCATCTCGAACAAACCAGTCACCGCATTAGGTGGTAAAGCCGCAGCAATGATCGATGGGTTACTATCCTCCACGATATTACCTCTTAAACCGTAAGAAGCTCGAAGTGCCAAATTACTTAGGATCTCGTTATCCGATAGGAATGATTCATTGCTGATAATCCATCTTCCGGAAACAGACCATAAAGGCAAGTAACGATATTTAGGATTAGAGCCGAAAAGATTCGATCCGTCAAAACGAATATTGGCATTCAACACGTAGCGATCACCATACATGGCTGAAATCACACCATAATAAGATATATTAGAACGATCAACCAGACTACGAGTCACTTTGTTTCGTTGTAAATTCCCCGTACTCTCTCCCAAAGCGGGTTCATAAAATGTATTTCCCCGGTCATGGAAATACCCGTAATTATTTGATTTTAAACCCTTATAATTTGTATTTCTGAATTCTTGCCCTAACAACACATCAATAGACAAATCTTCTGTCAGGCTTCCCTTGTATGTTAATCCGTTACGAATTAATGAAGAGCGCTGTTCGTAAGTTGTCTCATTATACACACCACCATAAGGCATCGGAGATTTTTCTATATCCTCTTCCGATCCTTCTCCATAATTGTACCCTCTAATATCTGCTACATAAGCACTTTTTTCAGTAGCATAATCTCGGGCTGTTGAATGAGAAGAAGAATAACTAAACAACCCCTCGTATTTTAATCCCTTGTACAAATTCACATTCAAACTGACAATTCCTTTTAGGTCTGTCTGGGTACTCTCGTTTCCGGTATTTGCCAGCTCGTTCAATATATTAAATTTATAAGCCCGACCACTTACCGTACTCTGATAATAATGCAAATCACCACTTTCTTCCCATAAAGGGATAGCTCTTGAAGAACGAACGGCATAATTGAACAGGTCAATAGAAGAATGATACATTTCCCAGTCCCGACGATCAACCTGAAGTATAGCCCCCATATTCACACCTTGGAAAAGTTCCGTATTCACCTTTACCATTCCACCATAATTTTTGTACTCGCTAGCCTTGTCGACGCCCTCTTCTCCATTATAATTCAAAGAAATATAATAATTCGTTCTCTCAGTTCCCCCGGAAATACTTAGATTATGAGTTTGCGTGTAAGCATTACGGAATAATATTTTAAACCAATCCGTATTCATACCTTCCAGTTTATTAGCCATCAAATTTACTTGCTCTTTAGTCATCTGTCCTAAACTGTAGCTATTTAGCAATCCCTCTAAGCCGGAAGTCCCTTCTGAATAAGTACCACCCCAAAGATCCAAACCATCCACATAATTCTCCCAAGCCAAAGCGACACGTTCTTTCGAATTCAACAAATCAAAATTATCGTAGTAAGGACGAATACTTAGGGTTGAGGTGTGTTGATACGCGATATTAAAACTATTGGCCTTCCCCTTCTTCGTGGTGACCACGATCACGCCATTGGCAGCACGTGTTCCATAAATAGCAGTTGCAGAAGCATCTTTCAGCACGGTAATACTCTCGATGTCATTCGGGTTAATACCACCAATCACCGAATTGAACATATTCATCACGTCCGGACTGTTCAAATCAGCAGCCGTCACCGGGACGGAATTTTCCAGAATCACGCCATCCAATACCCATAACGGGTCTGCATTACCGGAGATGGTCGCTGTACCGCGAATACGAATCTTAGGAGCCGCACCCGGAGCCGCGGATGTATTCACCACGGAAAGCCCCGGAACCACACCTTGCAACATCTGTTCGATACTCGAAGCTCCAATTGTCTTTAGTTCACTTGTTTTCACCGTCACCACAGAACTCGTCAAATTACGTTTCTCGATTTGCTGGTATCCCGTTACCACGATCTCCCCGATACTCTCCGCTTCTTCCTCTAACACGACAACCAAAGCGGGTTGATTTTTCTTATAAGGAACATCCTTCGTTTTCATCCCTACAAATGAAAAACGCAGTCTCACGCTGTCCTGTTCCGGAACCCGTAACAAGAAATCACCATCCATTCCCGTGGCCGTTCCTAATTGGGTCCCCACGATAAGCACGGTTACGCCCGGTAATGGTTCCCCGCTTTTATCTTTCACTACACCACGAATTTCCATCTCCTTATTTGCTTGCTGCACGGAACTTTTCCCTTCGAAACGGACCATGATAATATTATCCCGGAACGTGTAAGTAAAACCTGTTCCCTCAAAAACTCTATCCAACACGGATTTCACGGACTCCTCTTTTGCTTTTACAGTCAGTTTATTCAACTGTTCCGTTTGTTCCGTGTTAAAAATAAAATGCAGATTCGTCTGACGCTGGATCTCGCTAAATAACGTTTTTATCGATACTCCTTGTAGATCCAAGTTGACTTTCTCCTGTTGGGCAAAACTATTTGCCGAAAGAGAAAATGTGAAACAACACATCAAAAAAATAAAAAGCTTCATCGTTTTCCAAAATTTTTGTCCATGGGGTCGGTAAACCCTAAGGCATAATAGAATTTTTTCCATACCTTTGTAGTTAGAATGTTAGTATTTACAATCAGGCATTGCTCGTAACATTAGCCTGTTGTCCTATTATCATTAATGGCGGAAGATGCTCGTAACATTTTCCGCTATTCTTTTATTCCATCACGATAATTGTCCTTCCTTTCACAGAGAATTTCACCTGAGTCACTCCTGATATAGCATCGAGAATATGGGAAACTTCCTCGTAACGTCCCAAATGCCCGGTAAAATGCAGTTGTTTCAAACTTGCCGTCTGGAAGAACACATCCACGTCATACCATAAAGACAACGTGTTCATAATCTCTTCCAAACTCTCGTTATCAAACATAAACTCATGTTCTTTCCACGCCACGTAAGGCCGCACATCCACATCCCGAATTTCCATAGTGCCTTTCTCTCTGTTATAAAGAGCCAACTGTCCCGGCATCACCGAATATTCAATGTCCGAATTCGTTTCTTGAATACCAATCTTTCCCTCGACCAAAACAGTCTCAACATTTGCAAGATTGCACGTGTTTACGTTAAAAGAAGTTCCATAAACCCGGATTTTTAATTTATCCGCATTCACGAAAAAAGGCCGTTTTGCATCTTTTGCCACTTCAAAATATCCTTCCCCGGAAAGAAACACGTCTCGCCGTTCAGCCCCGAAAGCCACGGGGTAACGCAATTCACTGCCCGAATTCAGGTAAACAACCGTCCCGTCGGACAAGGTAACCGTGTATTCTCCTCCACGAGGAACTTCCAACACGTTATATTCCGTCTTTCCCGTTGCCACCTGCTCCGGGTAAACCATTCCTAACGAGTTATTGGTAGCCGCGATACCTTCTGCCACATCAAAACGAGTTTCTTGTTCTCTCGTGATTTCAATCACCCGATTATCAGCCAACCGAAGAATAGCCTTGCTCTTTCCGGGCTCTATACTGGCCAATTCCGAACCTTTTTGTTTGGCACCCGGTTTCGTTTCTCTTATAAAATATCCCGCTGCCACCACTAGCAAGGGAATCATCACGGCAGCCACGAATTTATACCACCCTAAACGACGGGTATTATGCTTCTGTTTGATGTTTCCCTTCAAAATGACCTTCTCCCATGCAGAATCTTTATTCACATTCTCGTAAATACCAAAATCATGGGCAACATTCTTTTCATCACAAATCTCTTTAAAAAGTTTTTCATGCGAAGGATCTTGACTAACCCACTCCTCCAACTTCACTTTTTCTTCCCCGGATAAATCCCCCACGAGATAAAGTTGGATTAATTGTATGATATATTCATCGTAATGTTTCATCATCCTTGTTATTTTACACCAAAGACGACAAGAGCAAAAAAAAGGAGTATAAAAAATCGACTTTTTTTAGAAAATATTTTCCAATCACATGAAACCCACTTTAAACAAGGCATATAGCACATATACCCCACCCAATCTTTTTCGCAAATAAACAATAGCATTCCGTTTTTGAGTCTTCACGGTTAATTCGGATATTTGAAGAATTTCCGCAATTTCGCTATTCTTTTTTCCTTCCAAATAATGTTTAAATACTTCCTGGCACCGTTTGGGTAACTCGTCCAACACTTGGTATAAACGGCGGTACACCTCATCTTTCATAACCTCCAATTCAGGCATTTCGCCCGCCTCTGATGTCCGAAGTGTGTAACGCACATACTTTCCCTCCACTTCCTTGTGTTTCAAATAATCCAACGAGGCATTCTTCACCGAGTTATACAAGAAATTCTTAAAACCATAGTAAGAACTGTAAATCGTATCCCGTTCCCACACCTGCACGAATAAGTCCTGCACGACATCCTCCGCAATCTCTTGTCTCTCTACCCATTTCATGGCATATAGCACGAGATAACGATAAAATCGGTCAAACAATATTTTAAAAGCTCCCACCTGCTTTTGATTCAACTGCTCTATTAATAACTCATCTTGAACCATTTTCCCTAAGGATTATTATACAGATTTATTCGTGTATAAAAATAGTAAAAAACTATCTTTGCACAAAGATAAACACATAATAAAACAAATTTATGAAACGAATCATAGCACTCTTGCCCTGCATGATATTATTGCTACAAGCAAATCTATCCTGGGCACAATTCGACAAATACTTTCACAACAAGACTTTACGTATGGATTACGCCCATTGCGGGAATAGCCAGCACGACGAAATTTATTTCGAGGAGTTATTGGAGGAACCTTACTGGGGCGGTTCGAAAACTAACCTCATTGATACAATGTTCTACGGGAATTATTATCTCAACGTGTACGACGTGGCCTCCAACCAACTCATCTATTCCCGGGGATATTGCACTCTTTTCTGGGAATGGCAAACCACCGATGAAGCGAAAACAACTCAACGTTGCTGTTCAGAGACTGTAGTCATGCCTTTCCCGAAAAATGACGTACGCATTGAAATATCCGCCCGGAACAAGAAAGGTAAATTCGTAAAGAAATTTGAATACACGGTGGATGTTGATAGCTATTTTATCAAAAAGGATCGCCGGATGCAGTACCCGACTTATGACGTGCATTACACTGGAAACCCGTCACGCCGGGTGGACATCGTCCTGCTCCCCGAAGGTTACACGGCAGATGAAATGGACAAATTTAAAGCCGATTGCAAACTTTTCGCGGAAGGTCTGTTCAGCCTTTCTCCTTACAAAGAAAATCAAGGTTTATTTAATATCCGGGCCGTTCTTGCCCCTTCACAAGAATCCGGTGTCGATATTCCCGGTGAATACATTTGGAAGAATACCATCCTGAATTCTTCCTTTTACACTTTCGATTCCGAACGTTACATCATGACCTACGATAATAAAAGTTTACGGGATTTATCCGCTAACGTCCCCTACGACTTCATCTACATTATTGCCAACACGCAAAAATATGGTGGTGGAGCCATCTATAACCATTACGGTATCAGCATTTCCGGTAACCTCCATGCAGCCAAGGTTTATGTTCACGAGTTCGGCCACTTGTTTCTCGGTCTTGGAGACGAATACGTGGAAGTCGGTAGCAGTTATAATGATATGTACCCGACCAACGTGGAACCTTGGGAGGCTAATCTTACCACACTGACAAACTTTAACAAGAAATGGAAAGATATGCTTGATAAAGATACTCCCGTTCCCACTACCTACGATCCCCAAAATCCCAAGAAACTCGGGGCCTATGAAGGAGGTGGTTACGTGTCCAAGGGCGTTTACCGTCCTCGTTATGACTGTTTGATGAACACCCTATCCGGTAATGACTTCTGCCCCGTTTGCATCCGGGCTATCAAGAAACAAATCGATTTCTATACCCGATAAATAAGAAAAACGTACTGTTGAAGGTACGTTTTTCAGTATAAATTGTACCACAGAAGGTACGATTTCGACTTACAAGACCCAGAATCGAGTCTTTAAACACTACACACAAACATCAATTTCCTCCCGTAAAAGCCCAATCAGATTTATAGGCCCAGCGAGAAGGACATTGTTGCAAAACCATTCTTAAGCGTTTCACTTGATCGATAGAAAGTGAATTTTTGTAACTATACATATCCATCACATTGAATGAAGTGAAATACTCCAAAGGACGAGTTGGATCATTTTCCGGTTGTCCATCCAAGTTATTACCCTTAAACACAGAAGGATAAAAACCATAATCAAAACTATAAGTATCCGGACAATAATCACTATCACCATCTTCATTCAAATACTCATACATATCACACCTCGTTTGAAGAATACCAAAATATTCTGCCATAGGGGTAGCCAAACTGAATTCATTTGATCCTTGTACTGCTGTTGGCGTGTAAAGAGCTGCCAGATTCACCATGAAACCAACTTCCCGACAGTCCTCAACATCATCTAAAGTAAAAGACTCCTTATGTTCCAAATCCAAACCCGGAATAGAAGCCAAATCATAATCCGGATGCATCACCTTAGGAGACCACATCTGATACGACGTAGAAGTTCCCGTTGCTGAAGTAGACGTGGTAAACTTAGCTAACCAGATATTCAAGTATTTATTAGGGTCCCAAATAAGGCGTTTCCATTTTGTCAATATATATGACAAATAAGGTTTAGTCTTATTGGAAGAAGTTCCCATATTTGTAAAATCTGATGCTGAAATATTCTCTATATTCTTTCCCGGCTCCTGCATTTTTAATCCATTTTGATCATAAGTTGCCAACTTAAACACGACTTTAGCGTTTCCTGCATTAGGATCAGTTGTTATCTTACGATTAAAGGCATCAGAAACTCGCTGAAGTTGTTCTTCCAAAAATTCCACGCTTAAATCATAGGCAGGAGCCGCTGTTGCCGGAGGAACGAGTACATGAAAGACAACAGGAATCACAATCTCCTCATAATCCTCTTCAGGTAACTCCCTTATTGTAATCTCTAGACGATTACTTTCCATATTTCCCCCTTTTGCATAAAATTGCAGAATCGTTCCGGGAGCATCACTCGTCGTTGCATAATAACCATCTTCCAACACATTACCATTCTGGTCATACACTTTTACATAGCCAGCAGGAATTTGATCGTCTGGAACTAAAAACTCCTCTTCAATCTCTTTACCATAAAACTCTCCTGTCTCTTCATCCCGGCCATAAGACATCACGTTTCTTTTGGCATATACAAACGTATGGAATCCCATTTTACTAACTCCATTAGGGACTAACGTCTTATGATCTGCACGCAATTCAATTTTTGAAATCTCATCTGGAGAAATATTCAAATCATGAATTATACTCTCCTCTTTTTCACACGAACTTAGCATAAGCAGTGTGACAAAAATAACTATTATATATCTCATAATATATATATTTACATTACTTCCAACCAGGATTCTGGGGAACATTATTATACATCAATTCATAATCAGCAGGAAGAGGGAATGTATAGCGATAGTCATTACCTTCCAGCGTATAGGTCTTGATTTCATCAGTTTCTTCATCTTTTGCCGTACGGGAAACACTAGCCCCAGTCCGTTTCATATCCAACCAATTCATCTGTTCTTCATAGACAAATTCTTTACGACGTTCTTTTAATATTTCACCGATAATATCACTACCAGTATAACCAGAATATCCCGGAATTTTACTACTCTTGAATTCATTTAACAAATCTAACGCACCGTCTTTCCCCTGTCTAGCCAAGGCCTCTGCTTCAATCAATAATAAATCAGAAAAACGGAAAAGAATGTGTACATCATTAATATCATGTTCATCTGTACATTGCCATTTTGTAACATATACTTTACCATCTATCTCTTTAAAATAAACTTCTCGACGAATATCATTCTCATCATAAAGGTCATACAATTCTTTGGAAGGACGCTGAACCAACATTTGTTCCGGTCTTCCCCAAGGAGCATAATCATTCCCACCGTAAGCATATAAAGAGAAACGTAACAAAGCAAATCTATGAGGCTTTGTCGTGGATTTCGTCAATGGCACCGTTGTCAATTCAGCTTGCTCGTCAATAGTACTTTCCACACGAGCTCCTTTCCTCGCTTCCTTTGCATAAAATTCTGCCTTACTCCAATCTTCCTCCTCAGCAGCACAAGACCCGGCTTTAAATTGATAAGTCTGGGCTAAAATCGCATACATAATTCTCTTGTTAAAAAAGATATTCCAAGACTCCTCTGGAACAGTTTCATATTCTAGAACATCCGTGATCTCCCCGATCAACTTCTTATACAAATCTGTTTGTTTCCATCTTTTTCCTCCTTGCACAACATCAGCATCAAAATTAAACGGGATACCATAGTCATTTTTATCATAAGGAGCAAATAATTGATTCAATCTCAACAAATAATAAGCTCGCATCACTCTACCCTCTCCTGCTATCCGTTCATAATCTGTTTTGTTATAATCTGGTACATTTTCAAGATCTTTCAAGACCATATTGATGTAACCTATCGAAACAAACACTTCCTTCCACAGATCGCTTGGGAATAAATATCCTTCCCAATTTTTTATCTCTCCATACTCTTTAATAAAGTTCTGTCCCCCTCGAGACGGATTCGCAAAATCATCAAACAAGAAATTTTCCAAATCCAAATCATTTGTATACAAAATAGAAGAAACATTGTTACGTCTCGTAAAGGGATATTGTACGTACTCACCGTTAAACATAACCGGACTACTTACGTATCCTTTACAATAACTTGATGAAGTAGTTGCAAACAACAAGGTAGACATTGCCCCTCGTACATCTTCCATCGTATAAACAACTTTCGTATTTTTAGGAGGCATATTCAAAAAATCCGAACATGCCCCACATAAAAATACAACAAGCACTAATAATATATTCTTTTTCATAATCCCAGAATTAAATACCTATTGATAAAGAGAATGTATATGAGCGCGCACTCGGATAAGTAAAGGCTCCTTTTGTTTCAGGATCTATCCCCCGGAATTTAGTCAATGTGAATACATTTGTCATATTGAAATTCAATCGAGCCCGAGTAATATGTAATTTATCACAAATACTTTGTTCTAAATTATATCCTAATGAAATATTATTACATTTCAAATAATCCCCTTTTTCAAAACGGAAATCAAACAATTGATACAAATATTCAGTTCGTGACGAACCATACTTGGGTATTTCAGTTATATCGCCAGGTTTTCTCCAACGATTTGCTTCGATCTTAAGTACATTTTTGGCCGATGCATAAGCTGTTCCTCCGGAATAATATTGGAAAGAACGAGCCAAATGCCCTGTCATATAAGTAAACTGGGCAAAAAGACTGAAACGCTTATAATTAAATTGTGTTGTAAAACCTCCGGTAATAGGTGGATCACTCCGCCCTAGATAACCACGAGAAGCATTTGCCAACTGAGTTGTCAAATCATTATCCATATTATAAACATATTTTCCCTCAGTATTTAACGTTCCCAATCGATTTCCATCATCATCAAAACCATCTACATAAGCCAACGTGTTCCCTGTATACGGATCAACTCCCGCAAATTTATATCCATAAAAGGCTCTTACCGGCTGCCCTTGAATATACAGACTGTACAACGATTCAAACGTAGAATTGGTACTTGCAGAGATTTCACTCAAATCTTGATAATACGTTTCCGTAACCTTATCTTTATTCTTAGTAAAATTAACCGAAGTCACCCAGCTAAAATCATCAGTACGAATATTCAATGTCCTCAAACTGATTTCCCAACCTTTATTATTAACGGAAGCGACATTCGCTGCAACGGAAAGACGTCCTGTTGATGCCGCA
Proteins encoded in this region:
- a CDS encoding SusC/RagA family TonB-linked outer membrane protein — its product is MKLFIFLMCCFTFSLSANSFAQQEKVNLDLQGVSIKTLFSEIQRQTNLHFIFNTEQTEQLNKLTVKAKEESVKSVLDRVFEGTGFTYTFRDNIIMVRFEGKSSVQQANKEMEIRGVVKDKSGEPLPGVTVLIVGTQLGTATGMDGDFLLRVPEQDSVRLRFSFVGMKTKDVPYKKNQPALVVVLEEEAESIGEIVVTGYQQIEKRNLTSSVVTVKTSELKTIGASSIEQMLQGVVPGLSVVNTSAAPGAAPKIRIRGTATISGNADPLWVLDGVILENSVPVTAADLNSPDVMNMFNSVIGGINPNDIESITVLKDASATAIYGTRAANGVIVVTTKKGKANSFNIAYQHTSTLSIRPYYDNFDLLNSKERVALAWENYVDGLDLWGGTYSEGTSGLEGLLNSYSLGQMTKEQVNLMANKLEGMNTDWFKILFRNAYTQTHNLSISGGTERTNYYISLNYNGEEGVDKASEYKNYGGMVKVNTELFQGVNMGAILQVDRRDWEMYHSSIDLFNYAVRSSRAIPLWEESGDLHYYQSTVSGRAYKFNILNELANTGNESTQTDLKGIVSLNVNLYKGLKYEGLFSYSSSHSTARDYATEKSAYVADIRGYNYGEGSEEDIEKSPMPYGGVYNETTYEQRSSLIRNGLTYKGSLTEDLSIDVLLGQEFRNTNYKGLKSNNYGYFHDRGNTFYEPALGESTGNLQRNKVTRSLVDRSNISYYGVISAMYGDRYVLNANIRFDGSNLFGSNPKYRYLPLWSVSGRWIISNESFLSDNEILSNLALRASYGLRGNIVEDSNPSIIAAALPPNAVTGLFEMEIQQAPNPDLKWETTASFNVGLELGLFDDCLTLDVDYYLDESKDLIAYKSVSSVSGFTGKYVNYADVRNQGIDVSLSGTLLKNKDWRWTAAFNMGYVKNKVTKSKSTAQTKYLVQSVYTPGEVYEGKPVNGMFSYRFAKLDEKGMPMFYDKDGKVLGVDSEEIVNFPYDLANLKYEGTRDPMFSGGLNTRVSYKNVSLSMLFAFGLKNVVRLPARAYVSAPSADENVNSSIKDRWCPGQDNTGKTIPALSLGDGYITTADGNFFATDWYNLSDQTVVPGDYLRFRNLMIEYQLPVHWVNKVAIGDRKLGSVTLKFQAQNLFVIADKRLKGYDPETINYTTTSYGSLPLARTFTLGLNVNF
- a CDS encoding FecR family protein, translating into MMKHYDEYIIQLIQLYLVGDLSGEEKVKLEEWVSQDPSHEKLFKEICDEKNVAHDFGIYENVNKDSAWEKVILKGNIKQKHNTRRLGWYKFVAAVMIPLLVVAAGYFIRETKPGAKQKGSELASIEPGKSKAILRLADNRVIEITREQETRFDVAEGIAATNNSLGMVYPEQVATGKTEYNVLEVPRGGEYTVTLSDGTVVYLNSGSELRYPVAFGAERRDVFLSGEGYFEVAKDAKRPFFVNADKLKIRVYGTSFNVNTCNLANVETVLVEGKIGIQETNSDIEYSVMPGQLALYNREKGTMEIRDVDVRPYVAWKEHEFMFDNESLEEIMNTLSLWYDVDVFFQTASLKQLHFTGHLGRYEEVSHILDAISGVTQVKFSVKGRTIIVME
- a CDS encoding RNA polymerase sigma-70 factor is translated as MVQDELLIEQLNQKQVGAFKILFDRFYRYLVLYAMKWVERQEIAEDVVQDLFVQVWERDTIYSSYYGFKNFLYNSVKNASLDYLKHKEVEGKYVRYTLRTSEAGEMPELEVMKDEVYRRLYQVLDELPKRCQEVFKHYLEGKKNSEIAEILQISELTVKTQKRNAIVYLRKRLGGVYVLYALFKVGFM
- a CDS encoding M64 family metallopeptidase; the protein is MKRIIALLPCMILLLQANLSWAQFDKYFHNKTLRMDYAHCGNSQHDEIYFEELLEEPYWGGSKTNLIDTMFYGNYYLNVYDVASNQLIYSRGYCTLFWEWQTTDEAKTTQRCCSETVVMPFPKNDVRIEISARNKKGKFVKKFEYTVDVDSYFIKKDRRMQYPTYDVHYTGNPSRRVDIVLLPEGYTADEMDKFKADCKLFAEGLFSLSPYKENQGLFNIRAVLAPSQESGVDIPGEYIWKNTILNSSFYTFDSERYIMTYDNKSLRDLSANVPYDFIYIIANTQKYGGGAIYNHYGISISGNLHAAKVYVHEFGHLFLGLGDEYVEVGSSYNDMYPTNVEPWEANLTTLTNFNKKWKDMLDKDTPVPTTYDPQNPKKLGAYEGGGYVSKGVYRPRYDCLMNTLSGNDFCPVCIRAIKKQIDFYTR
- a CDS encoding RagB/SusD family nutrient uptake outer membrane protein; this translates as MKKNILLVLVVFLCGACSDFLNMPPKNTKVVYTMEDVRGAMSTLLFATTSSSYCKGYVSSPVMFNGEYVQYPFTRRNNVSSILYTNDLDLENFLFDDFANPSRGGQNFIKEYGEIKNWEGYLFPSDLWKEVFVSIGYINMVLKDLENVPDYNKTDYERIAGEGRVMRAYYLLRLNQLFAPYDKNDYGIPFNFDADVVQGGKRWKQTDLYKKLIGEITDVLEYETVPEESWNIFFNKRIMYAILAQTYQFKAGSCAAEEEDWSKAEFYAKEARKGARVESTIDEQAELTTVPLTKSTTKPHRFALLRFSLYAYGGNDYAPWGRPEQMLVQRPSKELYDLYDENDIRREVYFKEIDGKVYVTKWQCTDEHDINDVHILFRFSDLLLIEAEALARQGKDGALDLLNEFKSSKIPGYSGYTGSDIIGEILKERRKEFVYEEQMNWLDMKRTGASVSRTAKDEETDEIKTYTLEGNDYRYTFPLPADYELMYNNVPQNPGWK